Below is a window of Desulfovibrio desulfuricans DNA.
AGAGCCGGGCTTGTTTTTTGGCAATTCCAAAAGAACCGCAAGCGGCGTGGAAAAGAAGCAAACCACTTTTTCCACACTGCAATTTTTACAGTTTACTTTACGTATCAAGCCCAAGCGTCATATCAAACCACTGCGCCCCGCCATGACTTGATTTCGAAATTCCATCATTCATATAACCAAAGCATTCGTAGTAGCGAATCAGTCGCTCTTTGCACGTCAGTATGACTTTCTTTTTGCCTAACTTTTTAGCTGTTTGCACAAAATTCTTCATGAGCTGGGAGGCAATGCCTTGCTTCCGAAATTCTGGAATCACAGCCAGCCCGAAAACAGTTAGGTTTTCCCCAGTCTTATTGTGGTGAGAGGTGCTATAAAAGAGTTCATCGTATATGACGGGGCTATCGGTAGCGCATCCGTTAATATACCCTACCAATCTACCGCCAACTTCAGCCACAAGAAAAGACTCAGGAAAAGCCGCAATCCTTTCCTTAAAGGAGGCCCGTGAGGCGGCTTCAGCCGCAGGAAAGCACACGGATTCTATTTCAGCTATACTCTCCAAATCATTCTGGCGAACACTTCTAACTGCGAATTCTTGCATGTAGTTTACTCTTTATTGGTGATTTTGCTGGCCTGCCCATGTCTCTAGCCGATATGGTTTGCACCAAGTTGATTTCAGCCTGAGAGCACATGGCAAGACTCCGCCAACCAAGTATCACAACGAATCAGTACACAGACTCACGGAAATTAGGCCCATGG
It encodes the following:
- a CDS encoding GNAT family N-acetyltransferase; translated protein: MQEFAVRSVRQNDLESIAEIESVCFPAAEAASRASFKERIAAFPESFLVAEVGGRLVGYINGCATDSPVIYDELFYSTSHHNKTGENLTVFGLAVIPEFRKQGIASQLMKNFVQTAKKLGKKKVILTCKERLIRYYECFGYMNDGISKSSHGGAQWFDMTLGLDT